The DNA region ATGTTGGTGATGGACAGTCATAAGTTAAATACTGCTTACTCATATCTGTTACCTCAGGGGTTGGGTTTATGTTATTAGCATTCATGAAGCAGTAATTGTTCTGATTATGTTTTCCTCTGATTCAGGCTGTTCTGCAGTATTCtcagctgtatttatttattctgtcatCGCTGGGCTCTGCgttttgtcaaaacaaacaaacccatcaGCAGACTTCTAGCAACAGAGTGAGATGAAAGATTTATTCCCACAGACTGGAAATCATATTGTACAATTTGatagactttctttctttctttctttctttctttctttctttcttatgtgtGAGACCACTActgcttctattttgcatttgtttttctagTTTAATGGAATTCAGTTCAGAATAGCAATGtgtaactttaaatatttaagtctTCACTCATAAAAGATGCTTTTTCCAGGTTCACATTAGATTTTTAATCCTTGATTTGCAACATGGTCTCAGATTTATGGACACCACTGTATGTTGACAGCAGATGTTTGTCTTTTGATTGGATGCCTGGAGATATTTGTTGTGATCTAACCCAGAGCTGCTTCTTGTTTGAATTCATAATCTTATCCAGAAAGTCACTTTATTCAGCCATAGTGGCATTTCTCCTCGCCTGCTTTACGTTTTATCACTCGGCGGGACATTTCATAGCTTCTGAGGTGAGGATAGGCCTATTTATAGAACACTGGCTGTATATCAAACTTATCTGTTTATGTGTTTACCTTCAATTTCTCCTTGTTTTCTAACAGCTCACAATGAAGCAGCTACTTACCTCACTGTTAGACGACACTTCCTGGTACAGCgtttcccagaatgcatctgCCCTGCCAGAACCTCAGAAAACATTCTGGCAGGCATGGAACCCACCTGGCAAGAGTTACTTCCAAACACTAGGGTTTTTCATTACCGCAAAGGTGAAATTAAATGAGTATTACTTTTAAAGTAGCAATTAAGTAGCAATAATTATTACTGTGGTCATAAACTGCTTGTCCAAGAGTTTAAAAAGTTCTCATAAGCTGATTTCATGATTTCTCTGTAAGGTTGGGCTGTTGGTCGTGGCTTGCACTTTGCCTTTACCTGCTGGCTATTTCATGCCAGTATTTGTTTACGGTAGGTCATTAGGTCATCATATCATGGGATTTACATACtatttgcaaacaaacaaacaaatatataatagtaattaaaatgcaaatgcaaaatgcaaagtcattattatgattattattataaaataaatgtgtagtaaataaaatatgatgcaatactgaaacaaataaataacaatattggaatatttgaaaaattaaataaaaattcaaaaataaaaataaacattttgaaaaacatgtatttgaaaaacaaagaatgttttttagaaaataaaaatgagaaaatgtacagaaataaaaataagtaaaattaaataactaataataacataataattaaagtattgaaactaatttaaataaaataaaagaaacaaataaatgaaacaaaatgaaataaaatccttTGTTCTGCTAAATATCTTTAGCCATCTACACTCAATGGTAGTTGGCAAAATATGGttataatagtttataatttattattttaaatagtagttTAACCATATGCAGTTTTCAGTGAATCCAGAccaaaagctattttaaaaatgCCCCATTGAAACAGCATTTGTCTGTTTTAGGTGCTGCGGTGGGGCGTTTGGTAGGCGAGGGCTCAGCCTATTTCCTCTCAGATGGAATCTCATCAGCAAAAAGTTTGATAAACCCAGGTGGCTATGCGCTAGCAGGTAAACAAACATATTATCCTGTCAACTTTCTGACAGGGGATTATCAACACTGTAGGCTCACAGAGATGATAAGGCCTGTTTAAATGTATTGATGGGGCCATATTTTgctgtgcatatatgtgtgtacagGAGCAGCTGCCTTCTCTGGAgctgtgacacacacactctctcctgcTCTACTGGCTCTGGAAATGACCGGCCAGTGCTCTCACGCCGTCCCCGCTCTGGTTGCCACGCTGGTATCCAACGCAGTGGCTCGTGCAAAGCACCGTCCATCTTTCTACGACGGCATATCCCTTATTAAAAAGCTCCCACACTTGCCCTCTCTCATCCGCGCTTGTCCAAAGTGAGTAAATGTCTGCTCGTCTGCCTTCAGGCTCCACCGTGTTATGACTTgaaattaaactgcatttttcttGAGATGACACAGCCTGCAAATCAAGATTCTGAGGAGAGACATCAAGGCAGTGATGGCTGGATAGTAAACTGTTTTCATCATGAACACTCTCCTACAGGTTGGCCAATGTTCAGATCAAGCAGTTTGTGATTCCAGCAGGAGTTGTTCTGGAGAGAACAGAGACACTGGCGAGTCTGAAGCACATCCTAAACGACAGTGCAGACAATGAATTTCCTGTGGTGGACTCTCACGGTAAGTCAAACAAATATCACCAGCTCAACGACACAATTGCACCTCTTTGACTTTAATGGCACCTTGTTGTTTGACAGAAGAGAGTGAAAGCCAACAAAATGTTTGCCAATAAAGGCCAAAGGCCAAATGATTGTGTGCTGAAAAGTAGAAACACTCAAGACTGCACCCTCAAAATAATGTTCCAGTACAGTACAATGATGGTGCTATTGAATGAAATGAGTCTGAGTCAGTCTGACAGTCTGAGGCTCTGGCTTTACCATGTCTTTTACTTTTTCCCTTGTCTCCCAGACTCCCCTATTCTCCTGGGTACAATCAACAAATCACAGCTGCGGGAGCATCTGCATCAGCATAGAAATGAGGTAATTGAAGTCATAATGTGCTGAGTCATAACAAGAATTGTGCCAAGTTActgaaagaataataaaaataatgaaagaataattaaatcatttcaaTTGCGAGGCTGGATTCTCAGTTTGggcctttttttctttatttttaaggttgcaaacaggaaaaaatattttaaattcacacAAACTGTTTTTGCATTGTACTGTGGTGCTTTTTAACTGGTACTTcatatgtaaacatgcactacaCGATCAACGTTTTTGACCACTGTTGTAGAGTTTCACTTATTTTTAGTGTCTCGCACATGAGtgcagtgtttttgcaatgacaCTACGTCGTCTctcagtttttgtattttttttttttttttgcaaaaacaaagaCAGTCAGTGAAGTTCATTGcagttttggaccccactgacttccattatatAGGCCATAAACACTTGAAACAATCTATAAAATATCTTTAGAAGAAAGTATGTACACAatacaggtctggaatgacataagagtaaaagatgacagaattttcagtttgggGTAAACTTTTAAAACTTGTGACTCATCCCATAGAAACATATGCCGTtaggttttgtgttgtgttttagttgGGGTTAtttgtcattaattaataaacaaattgtgtttttaattatttaagatcttgttttttcttctgttatgtaattaagatatttttgacgaaatccaagagctttctgaccctgcatagacagcaacgcaaggCCCAGAAATTTAGTAAggaaattgttaaaatagtccatgtgacatcagtggttcaactgtaatgttatgaagctacgagaatactttttgtgcacaaagaaaacaaaaataacgaatttattcaacaattccaaTTGTAATGAAtgtcagtattttgatttttggttgaactgtccctttaaaatactCAATTAGTATGCAGGGTGATCAAGGTTcaaatattaaactataattttaaaaataataaatcaagcaAAACTGCGACTGAACTGTTTCAGTGTTTTACAGGAAAAAGCATGAGGGCAAGTAAAACGATGATCAAATTGTCAGGAATTAAGAAAATGAACTGAAGAACACGAGactcaatttattttaaaagcatgacatttttatttatctagtaattttagtaacactttacaataaagttcattTTGAACAGTGAActcttctatttttattaactaacattaacaaagttgAATAAATGCTGTGACAAATCTGCTGAACATTGTTAGTTAATGAAGTATCTTATggaacctttttgtaaagtgttaccattttttcaAGTTACTTTCAAAATCCTCTCGGCTCAAAAATCGGACATGTAACATATCTGCTTATCATcactaaatctttttttcttgtagGCTTTATGTAAACAACTAGAGGAAGTATGTTCTATTCATCCTGTGCGGCTACATCTGACTCCTGAAAGCACTGTAAAGCAGGTACAGTACAGTGAGAATAAATGGTAGCTGGTTCATCTCACATTATGAGTATGTTTTTTTCTGGTGTTCctttaaataatgtgtgtttgtgtgtgttctgtcagGCTCATTGCATCATGAGTGCCACGGGTGAGCAGCGTCTGTTTATAACGGAGAGTGGGCGGTTGTGTGGCGTCATCACATGGAAAGAGGTGATAAGAGCAGCCTGCACGGCTGTGTGGCGTTATAAAATGCAAATACTGATGAATACATCGCTCacactgactatatgtatgtttAGGATGTTCTTATTACACCTAATTTTTCTTTCAGATGAAGAAAATAATAGAAGAGATGGCGAAGGAAGTCTGATGCATGGACAATTAGCTCAGACATCGAATCACACACCTAGGACAGGCATCAATCTGTGCTTGCCATTTTGATTAACATTTCATCTGCTGGTGATTTTACTCGGGTCATTATGTGGATAATTATTCATAGTGAAATAACAAAATCTTTTGAAATGAGGCAGCAGTTTAGTAGGGTACAACAGGGATGAAGTTTCtccaatgtaatatatattttatttattctaatctTTATAACAAAAATAGCAAAACCACCACCAGAACACTTTGCTGAACATCTTTTTAtggtaaaattttacattttaggacTCACTGATCTAccttaaaatgtagttttaaaagttttttaaaatgtaggttTATGGTactaatgaaaattttatttaccAGGGTGATTTTATCATTAGTTGTTCCACTAGttataagtgtcaatttttcaaaattgagatttataaatcatttaaaagcagaataaataagctttccattgatgtatggtttgggaaatatttggccaagatacaactatttgaaaatcaggaatctgaggatgcaaaaaaaaaattgtcatgaatattcatttaaatgttaaaagttccTTCATAGGACATTAGTCATAAAAAACAGTTGATGTAAGTGCATATTTCTTACGGATAATTCTGTTGTTTCTTTCTGGTCCTCTATGTATATGTGATGTCTCtctgcctttaaagttgttcaaatgaagtccttagcaatgctcattaccaatcaaaaatgaagtttagaaatatttacggtaggaaatttacaaaatatcctaatgatttttgttataaaagaaagatcgatcattttgacccatacaatgtatttttggctactgctacaaatattcCCCAGCAACCTAAGacttttttaaaggttttgtgctccagggtcacatatgtctgCACGTTGCCAACAAGGCTATCGGCTCCAGCCTCCAGATGGACTTTTGCCTGTCAACACTTTTATATGTTCATGGATTTCAATCAAAATCATATAAAAGAGTCTGTATAATAAGATGTACATGTCTAGAGTTGGAATGAAAATAGATATCTTTTTGTAACCTTGTTGGCTTTATGAAAGAACAGAACAAAGGCTTCAGTAATAAATGTCCTTCTTTTAATTTCTCAACCATCCCaattctgttcttttctgtttttcgTTCATTGTGCTTTTTTCTTAGAAAAGGTTTTATaagaattcatttaaattcatgGATTGTTCcttaatatattgttttgaaaTTGAATTCCAGttacaaacacaatttaaattctGCTCATTGCCCCAGAGCCTCTATCAACAATTAAATCCTACTTCAGAACCTCCCCTGGAGCACCAAAGCAGTCACACACATTATCTGACACCACACGAGGATCACACACTGTGTAAACTTCTATTAAAAGACCCTGCAGGAGCATGATAACACTTGACCATTCCACCTCTCAACAGCCTCCTCTCTCGAGTCTGCATTTACTATAATCCCCTCTGTCCCTGATTCCTCTCTTCTACCTCATCCCTCACTATCTCACTCTTTCCATTTCTTTGTCAGTGGAGTGTGAATAGGGCTAATTACGGAGAAAAGGCAGATGATTGTTATTCCAGCTCAGACGCGCAAGAACACACAAGAATTTTCTTGTTAGCAAGCGGTTTCTGCCTCAATAGATCTTTTAAAGATTAAATCATAATCTTTCACATACAAAAGATTGCACAAATTGGTTGACACAATCATTAACACAGTCTGGAGGCAAGTCTgttgtaatacttttttcagtTCTACATATACATGTACTTATAAATCTGTGGCAATTGTGACCATACCcccttttttataatattgtgcAGTTCTGTTTGGTGAGGTTattaaaattacacacttcagctttgagGATACACGTAGTCATTTGctgttttagatgttttataCTCAAAATCTCCATGGAAACATTTAGCAATATGAAAAATCGTTAAAATCTCCACCTCACTGTCCCAAGTAATATCTGTGGCTTTGCTCAAAGGCATAAGTCACTTTCACCCTCCAGAGTCCTCACAAAAGAATCCTATtcacctctgtagtcccattgaGTCATTCTTGGTGGAAATGCACCAGGAAAATGTCTGTGGAGATgaaagcatgttttattttggcTCTTTCTTCTTCAGTCTATAGAGCTAATAGCCCTCTGCTTCTTTGTGAAAGGCTGCTGCAAATATCTACAAACACTCAGTGGAAGGTGAAAGGGCATTGATCACCCCTCTGACGATGTCGATTTTTAGATGCATTCATGTGCGATGACCTTTTACCTTATTCTAAACGTAATTGGTCTGACCCTGTTAACATAAAGTCCAATCTCCATCATCATTGCAAAAAGGCAACGTGATATGAAAATAATATGTTGGCGTGTGCAACGATCCCCGCGTTCATTGCTTGTCAAAGAGCTCAGCTGTGGCTATACTTTAATGGTAAAGCAATAACCCCAGACGTAACCTCATACGCTTCTCAGCGAACACAAAGAACAGAtgaaaaaccttttctttttttcattccactgtcATCATCAAAATTTCAGTTATAAAAAACCTCATCCTCCGACAGGGAGATGCTGTCTGCGTGTCGCACGGACCCTTCCATCGGCGAGATCCTCTGCTCCTGCGGTGGACGTTGTGTGTCCAGCGGAGAATGAGAATGACTGGGGGAATGAGACTGAGGAGGATGAGAAGGTGCCAGAGAGCTGGTGTCATCAGTGTGCATTCTGTACAGGTGCTGAGGAACACCCAGACTCCCTCCATCCAACAGGAAGTGAGAAAGATAGAGGCCCTCGGGCTCTGTGAAGACATCGTCATCATTGTGAGAGCAGAAATTAAAAAGACCTCAAGCACACACATCTCCTAGAATGAAAATTATAGCATAAATGAATAAGCTCATTAAATCCCAACTCAATATAGAGCTCTGATCTGCTCGATCCAAGAGTCATCGTGTCCCAGACACATTCAGACATTTCTGTTTTGCAGTCATTTATTCATGCGTCTGGCTGAAAGACTCACCAGTACCagagtaaaatgttttttgcacCTGGCTAAACAGGCCATTTGTCATTATTCTGTGCTTACCACATGAGGGCTATCATCCTCTTGTAATgaaataacagtatttttatataagcTGGGACAGTGTGAGATGAACCAGGTGGTCAGAATGTACTGTGCTACTTTTATTGAAGGGAtgtgaatgtaaatataatataaattggataatatataataatatatggtTAAGTAAGTTGCGAGTCTTCAAAAAGACTATTTCCATTTACAGGTTCTGCTAGTGGACCCCGAACAGCCAGTATATTTTCACACGGGCCAGCTAACACAGATAAATacttagggccctatgatttccctATGAGTTAAACGCAGGCAGAATGAcgaaatccagtcataaaaatgaaatttattgtataacgcagaatgtcacggaatttgccaagctttggatgaataaatcagtaGGTCagtacatttaaatcaaaatgtgatatggactagtgtctgtggatattaagctgcaaaaatacCATTTGAATATGAAtgctgcatgttctgcatgtctctgtgtgaaaAACTGTCATCATATCATATAAAAAGAGAAACTTCAAGGTcttcataataatgaaaaataaaagtttggtttaacttgaagaaattgtgacagaaatatattacttaatgtaatgatactacttctaataatacatttttattaaaacattatttttaagaaacatataCCAGAAAAATGAGTTACCAGAATTTActtaccagaaaaatgtaaatacacacttaattagtgaaaaaataaaataaaaattataacatcAAAGATTTAGAGATGCTtttgatgatgcttttttaatataactaaatttGAACAAAATTTGGGGGGAAACATATTTCATAGGGccttgaaatgtaatttttgttaaacttttaaaaatgcttatgTTCATGGTTTCAATTAATTAGAcctgctttttgattaatacaattttatgtaaCCATTAAAACATAGTCtagaaaaaatacaatagaaaaaatgaaatgcagaaaaaataaaatggaagaaTTTGAGGgggaaataaaacagatttcatagggacTTTAATAATGGTGACCAGTGAAGCTGATCTTTTCAGCATGGTTacatctacactcttaaaaatgaggGCTCTTTATTGGTATCTgtagttccataaagaacctttaacattcatagaacctttccattgcaaaaaaaggttctttataggaATAAAAACAGTGGAATTAATACCTTGTACTGGAATTGTACTGCCTATAGCTCTATTTTCAACATCCTGGGACGACCAGGCATTCATCGCTGCCTCAGCCAGAGCAAACTGCTCCGCCACACCTGTGAGAGGAAGAGAGACATCACATATACAGAGAGGACCAGAAAGAAACAACTGAATTATCCGTAAGAAATATGCACTTACATCAACTGTTTTTTATCACTCATGTCCTATGAAggaacttttaacatttaaatgaatattcaaGACCAAAAGTGGTATTTCACACCTGtctttcagcaaattaaaatttgctgaaaatgtactcaccctcaggccatctgaaatgtagatgtgtttgtttcttcatcagaacagatttggagaaattttgcattacatcacttgctcaccaatggatcctctgcagtgaatgggtgccgtcagaatgagagtccaaacagctgataaaagcatcacaataatccacaagtgatcaaCAGGACTTCAGTCAAtcacttgtgaagtgaaaagctgcatgtttgttgcatatttctctcccaaTTTAACCAAGACAACTTTTTCATTtgagaaagtaatattatgaatagaggacttgtattttagttggaagcaacagtttaaagttaaaaacgtcttaaggATGAATTTGTTTATTCCAAAATGCAGCCTTTCACTTCAAGAGATgttaattggtggactggagtcgtacttgtggattattgtgatgcttttatcagctgtttgtactctcattctgacggcacccattcactgcagaggatccatcagtgagcaagtgatgctaatctgttccaatgaagaaagaagctcatctacatcttggatgtcttgagggtgattacattttcagctattttttattttaaggtgaactattaattaaaaaacagaaatcctTCAGAGTAAGATCTGAAATTTACACTTGTGAAGAAAACAGTAGCAGATTTTGCAGTTACAAATTTACAAAGTCAATGCCAGGgcattgttatgtggttgctaaagtgtttttaccatgttgctgtgtggttgctaggtggttgtttacTGCCACAAGTTAAAAAAGACCACCCCAGTGACGCTGTCATATTGTAAGTGATGATATCTGATCTGTTTGATCAGACAATGTAGTCAATATCCGGTATATCTACATTGGTTGCTATAGTACCGACATGAACATCAACACATCACAATGAGACGTTCAAGAGGAGCTATCAGTGTGGAAAGAACAAATGGAAAAACCCTACATTTGTTCATGTCCATCATGCTGAACTCATGAGGTACATTAAACAACATTATCGAGGTATTACTGCAATAATACTTATTATGCAGGGCTGAAGAGATTAGTTTAAACCTGGGTAGTTAaaggttaaatatataaatgctgtcTAACCCGCAGCAAATCGCGCTTCTTTGATTTCATCAGTGAGGTGGGAGTAGAGCTGCTCGTCCTCCTGCAGTGCTGCTCCCACACTTCCCGGTCCTCCACCATCTCTCGTCCAGCCACACCAGCCTCCTCCAGACGTCGCTTCTCCTCCCCAACTCTTCCACTCAATCAGGTGAGCGACCCGGCCCTGGGCCATCGCTGTGGGCTTAGTGATGTGGTCTTTAATAGTGGCCAGCAGTCCTGAGGAGATCGGAGGGATTAGCATGAGcgcaaatcaaatgaaataaaagaaatgaaaagaggaAGAAGGTGAAGAGGTGATGCTAAAAAGGGACAAAAGTGAGAACGGATAAATCTAAGTCTGGGTAAAAAGGGACGTAGAGCTTATTCTCTCCAAAGTCATCAAAAACTGAACAGCCTTTTAGGATTAGTGTCTGAAAGCAGGGACCAGAAGACATTTTCAATGGTTACACTTTAGGGCcccattgcatttttttttcaaagcattaGAGGAACAAATACCATGTTCTGAGAAATATTAGCTATGTGAAAGGAACAATTATGTAACAGCCTAGcatgaaaactgtatttttcctcttaaaattatcattttggccTGCAACACCTCAGAGGTCTTCACATTTACAATtgtgtcaatcaattaaaatcataaaGGAATGTCATAGTTTTGACacaatttgtaaaattaattttcattttgttttaatatattgctAGGAGCAACAGGTAccaattttattttgcatgtatatGCTATTTTGACTATTAAAGTGTCGATAGCCATGGACTTGTATTTATGAAACACCAAGGACcgtggtttcagctaaaaatattcTTTACTGTTCTGCTGAAGAGAACAAAgtcacatcttggatggcctgttggtaagcaaattaacagcaaattttaatttttgggtgaactataagaactacaaacaaacatttgGTCTCAAACTGGATTGCCCTTATTGAGTGATATAGGGTTAATTTTCAATCCTTTTTTGTAagcatgtgtttatttatttatttgtttaaggtttatttcaatattttaatatttattgtaaattacaaaactataaatatgttttaaactttatttagacATGCCCCAATTTTTGTTAAACAAACTATTGTACTTTTTGTGCCCAATGCAGTTAAAAGACAAACTTTGGGCCTAATTGTCATGCAAGTCCTTACAAACCTATTACTGGGAGTAGCAATAATTTGCATTCCACATGAGACGTGTTTTATGAATTAATCCTCCTAATAGCATTTCTAGAATTTTTTGCAGTCGATCAAAGATTTGTGGTTCTTTTTGCCTCATTTTACATATTCATCATCTGGTGACTGCATTTATAATTAGACTGAAATGATCAAAAATGTTCTTTGGAAAAGCTTAAAAACCCATAACACATTATTAGTCTCTGTAATTAACTTTCTGAAAAGAGTGGGCCTGGagaaattgagcaaaaaaaaaaaaaaaaacaggcaggaAAGGAAACAGGTGGCTAAAGAGGCActagagaaggagagagagagagagattgttcaTAAATGAGAGATATGCAGGCAGAAGGAAATTACATTAGCAAGCTTCTGTAAAGGTTGACTGCTCTTCTGATTCAGACGAATGATTCCGAACGATAGCAAAAACCTAGCAAAACAACACACACTGTGACAGCGCCTAACATGTGCTCTTTGCTCCTCACCCAGCAGGGAAGATGTAGCCAATTCTCCAATGTCATACCCGCTGCTGCTCCTTTTATCTGACATGCTGCCATTGTAGGGCTGATGGTTACCCTAAAATAACACGACAAGACAGGAAACAGAAGACAGCCTAACATACCAAATAAAACCTTTCAGAAATCACATTTGCAAGTGAATCACAGGTGCTAATTACACCTAACAAGAAACTTTTACCAGATCTTACACATTCAGAGTGTGAAAGCGCTCCCATGTATCATTGACATTTATACATCTTCATATACACTCCCACTTTTGATTTTTGTGACAAAACACACCTTAAAGATGGGCTGTCCTTCAGCGTCCGAGTGAAGCTCTTCCAGGGGGAGTTGCTGGCCACTTTGCAGCTCTAGAGAGACAAAATGTGTTGATTGTTAATTGCAAACaactgtttatataatatatttccagTGACagataacagtgtgtgtgtgtgtgtgtgtgtgtgtgtgtgtgtgtgtgtgtgtgtgtgtgtgtgtgtgtgtgtgtgtgtgtgtgtgtgtgtgtgtgtgtgtgtgtgtgtgtgtgcagcagttTGATCTGGAGTGGATGGACGGGACTCACTACTGTTGCTCTGTTTCCATAGCAACAAGAGATTGTCTTGACAACACCTCCCTGGGGATCCCCAATGTTCGAGAGCACATTTTTCGTCACCGGCTGTATCTCATTGAGGTTAGACCTCGAAGAGGACGGCTAATCTCAGACCTGTGGAGCTTCGGGCTCCCGCCAGCATGTTATTTGCTAATAGGTATCAACTGACAAAGCTTGACCTTTACAGTGTCACACCTTGTGCGTGTCTCCCCCTCTACAACCCACGTCCCATTCATCACGGTGAAACTCCATCCATCTCACATATGCATTATACATCAGTTTTGATCCTGGCATGTCGCACTCCATGCTCCGCCTTAGCTACAGAGCCCTGGACCTTCTAACCCCCACAGGACTCAGACGAACAAACACTACCCTCCGCTCCCTGGGATTTACAAATCATCCACTTCACCGGTGCCATTTCCTTGGAGGACACCTTGAGGATGAAATGTCACCTCTTACCTTAGACTTCA from Cyprinus carpio isolate SPL01 chromosome B23, ASM1834038v1, whole genome shotgun sequence includes:
- the clcnk gene encoding chloride channel K, producing the protein MDETCVNVKRLDENEEQCTDEDKTDQDKTEEKLISSNECSRKPWQESRSRIRECVLYVKKVLVFFASMEWYCYALLGIITALMSFFMDMTVAKLLNAHQWLYRCLKGHHLLQFLCWTLYPACLCALSTSFAHSICPFSAGSGVPEARAILLGMDMPDYLSLSNLFAKLFGLICTLASGSTVFLGKVGPFVHLSVMVGAFMSRLHVSCRGGKQRAAKGEMLVVASAVGVASCFGAPVSGVLFSIEVMGTHYSVRNYCPCFFAAACGAITFRLLSVCSTDQETIQALFKTSFSSDLPYQPFEIFIFVLLGLFCSILSCIYLFCHRWALRFVKTNKPISRLLATEKSLYSAIVAFLLACFTFYHSAGHFIASELTMKQLLTSLLDDTSWYSVSQNASALPEPQKTFWQAWNPPGKSYFQTLGFFITAKVGLLVVACTLPLPAGYFMPVFVYGAAVGRLVGEGSAYFLSDGISSAKSLINPGGYALAGAAAFSGAVTHTLSPALLALEMTGQCSHAVPALVATLVSNAVARAKHRPSFYDGISLIKKLPHLPSLIRACPKLANVQIKQFVIPAGVVLERTETLASLKHILNDSADNEFPVVDSHDSPILLGTINKSQLREHLHQHRNEALCKQLEEVCSIHPVRLHLTPESTVKQAHCIMSATGEQRLFITESGRLCGVITWKEMKKIIEEMAKEV
- the fam131c gene encoding protein FAM131C gives rise to the protein MGSCLCKGHQELQSGQQLPLEELHSDAEGQPIFKGNHQPYNGSMSDKRSSSGYDIGELATSSLLGLLATIKDHITKPTAMAQGRVAHLIEWKSWGGEATSGGGWCGWTRDGGGPGSVGAALQEDEQLYSHLTDEIKEARFAAGVAEQFALAEAAMNAWSSQDVENRAIGSTIPVQEPEGLYLSHFLLDGGSLGVPQHLYRMHTDDTSSLAPSHPPQSHSPSHSHSPLDTQRPPQEQRISPMEGSVRHADSISLSEDEVFYN